A single Lolium perenne isolate Kyuss_39 chromosome 6, Kyuss_2.0, whole genome shotgun sequence DNA region contains:
- the LOC127305306 gene encoding coumaroyl-CoA:anthocyanidin 3-O-glucoside-6''-O-coumaroyltransferase 2-like: MATKLLDKLAVAADPAPPGGAALPLTFFDVPWIFTGPVERVFFYPYPHPVDQFTAALLPHLVSSLAAALSHFYPLLGRVRPCADGEGYEFCSADGDAVELTVAESEDDFEELAGDGPRDVARLYSLVPRLPVPGDGGFALAAVQVTVFAGRGIAVGVSIHHVACDDSSYMHFVKTWAAHCRLATAGREEEGVAVPPPPFLDRAVIADPDGLAARTLDEMRQLAASGPPPAPPPGPPPKLVIASFTLARGCIDKLKQRVAAAAAEDKHAAAAAGVHCSAFTVACAFAWACLARAGAAACDQDLAHLLFSVECRHRLAPPVPQEYLGNCLRPCFVEVGARDLLAPDGVATAAAAIGASIRALDVAGGVMAGAEGWFQKILALVPRRPMSVGGSPRYGVYDTDFGLGRPSKVELVSIDKTPGTVSLAEGTDGKRGIEVGVALPEAEMARFAECFADGLLQL; encoded by the coding sequence ATGGCCACCAAGCTCCTCGACAAGCTCGCCGTCGCGGCCGACCCGGCCCCGCCGGGCGGCGCCGCGCTGCCGCTCACCTTCTTCGACGTGCCCTGGATCTTCACGGGCCCCGTGGAGCGCGTCTTCTTCTACCCCTACCCGCACCCCGTCGACCAATTCACCGCCGCCCTCCTCCCCCACCTCGTCTCCTCCCTCGCCGCCGCGCTCAGCCACTTCTACCCGCTCCTCGGCCGCGTCCGCCCCTGCGCGGATGGTGAGGGCTACGAGTTCTGCTCCGCGGACGGCGACGCCGTCGAGCTCACCGTcgccgagagcgaggacgacttcGAGGAGCTCGCCGGGGACGGGCCCCGGGACGTCGCCCGGCTCTACTCGCTCGTGCCGCGGCTCCCGGTGCCGGGGGACGGCGGGTTCGCGCTCGCCGCCGTGCAGGTGACCGTGTTCGCCGGCCGCGGGATCGCGGTCGGCGTGTCCATACACCATGTCGCCTGCGACGACTCCAGCTACATGCATTTCGTCAAGACCTGGGCCGCCCACTGCCGTCTTGCTACCGCCGGACGAGAAGAGGAAGGCGTGGCGGTGCCCCCTCCGCCGTTCTTGGACCGCGCCGTCATCGCGGACCCCGACGGTCTTGCCGCGAGGACGCTCGATGAAATGCGGCAGCTGGCGGCCAGCGGGCCTCCCCCCGCGCCTCCTCCAGGACCGCCGCCGAAGCTGGTCATCGCGTCCTTCACGCTCGCGCGCGGCTGCATCGACAAGCTCAAGCAGCgcgtggccgccgccgccgcagaagACAAGCACGCTGCCGCGGCGGCCGGCGTCCACTGCTCGGCGTTCACGGTGGCGTGCGCGTTCGCGTGGGCGTGCCTGGCGCGCGCGGGGGCCGCGGCCTGCGACCAGGACCTCGCGCACCTGCTCTTCTCGGTGGAGTGCCGGCACCGCCTCGCCCCGCCCGTCCCGCAGGAGTACCTGGGCAACTGCCTGCGGCCCTGCTTCGTGGAGGTCGGCGCGCGCGACCTGCTCGCGCCCGACGGCGTCGCCACGGCCGCCGCCGCGATCGGCGCGTCCATCAGGGCGCTCGACGTTGCCGGCGGCGTGATGGCCGGCGCCGAGGGGTGGTTCCAGAAGATCCTGGCGCTGGTGCCGCGGCGGCCCATGTCCGTCGGCGGCTCGCCGCGGTACGGCGTCTACGACACCGACTTCGGGCTCGGCCGCCCAAGCAAGGTCGAGCTGGTGTCCATCGACAAGACGCCCGGCACGGTGTCGCTGGCGGAGGGCACCGACGGGAAACGCGGGATCGAGGTCGGCGTGGCGCTGCCGGAGGCCGAGATGGCGCGGTTCGCCGAGTGCTTCGCCGATGGCCTGCTGCAGCTATGA